ACGCGCGTGGTGCGGCGGACCAGCAGCCGGTCGCCGTCCGCGAAGGCCGGGGTCATGCTCGACCCGGTGACCCTGATGACGGCGAGGCGTGAACGCAGTACGTGTACGGACAGGAGCAGCATGCCCGCGCCCGCTGCCAACGCCACCGTCGTCCGCCCGGCCCCCGTCATGTGGCCGCCTTCCCTTCCGGGCGGCTCATGTGGCCGCCTCCGTGGGTCTGCCCCGGTCGCCGCGCTCGGCGTAGCCCGCCGCCTGCAGGCCGAACAGCCGGGCGTAGTGTCCGCCGCCCAGGGCCATCAGCTCGTCGTGGGAGCCGAGTTCGGCGATCCGGCCGTCCACCAGCACGGCGATCGCGTCGGCCTCGCGCAGCGCGCCGAGCCGGTGTGAGACCAACAGCGCGGTCCGTCCCAGGCGGTGGCGACCGAGGGTGCGGTGCACCTCGTGCTCGGCCTCCGGGTCCAGGCCCGAGCTGGGCTCGTCCAGGATCAGCAGATCGGCGTCGCCGCGCATCAACGAGCGGGCCAGCGCGACCCGTTGCCACTGGCCGCCGGAAAGGGTGACGCCGGGGGTGCCGTCCTCCTCGTCGAGGTGCACCCGGCTGAGCTGGGTCTCGTACCCGTCGGGGAGGCCGCGCAGGGTCGCGTCGATGCCGGCGAGCCGCGCGCTGTCGCGGATGCGCTTCAGGTCCTCGCGGTACGGCAGATCGCCGATGCCGATGTTCTCGGCCGCCGAGAGGTCGTACGTCATGTAGTCCTGGAACGTGATGCCGATCCGGCGGCGCAGCTCGGCCACGTCCATGGTCCGGATGTCGGTGCCGTCCCAGAGGATCGCGCCGCGTTCGGGGTCGTAGAACCGGCAGAGCAGCTTGATGAGGGTGCTCTTGCCGGCACCGTTGCGGCCCACCAGGCCCATCGCGGTGCCCGCCGGGACGGTCAGGTTCACCCCGCGCAGCACCCAGGGGCCGGAGGTGTCGTAGCGGAACCAGACGTCGCACAGTTCGATCCGTCCGGTGAGGGCCGGTGCGGGGGCCTCACCCCGGGGCAGGTCGTCGGGGGTGTCGAGCAGGTCGAGATAGTGGCCGAAGAGCCGGACGCCCTCCGCGGCCGATCCGGCCTGGAGCACGATCCCGGTGAACGCCCCCTGCACTCCCGCGGCGGCGGCGATGAACAGCGTCACATCACCGATCGTGAATCTGCCGTGGGCAGCGCCCGCGACCACCACGACCGTACCGAGCCCGGCGACCAAGGCGTTGAGCGCGGCGAAAGCCGACTGCACGAGGGCGCCACGCCGGGCCACCGCGAGTTCGGCCTCGGTGGCGTCGTTCAGCGCACGGATCAGTCGGCCGTGCAGGAAGCCGCCGAGGCCGAACAGCCGGATCTCCTTGGCGGCGCGGGGGTCGGTCAGCAGCGAGCGGTAGAAGAGGTGACGGCGCAGCCGGGCGGAGGTCAGCTCCCAGACCACCACCTGGCGGCGGGCCAGCGACAGCCGGGCCAGCAGTGCGGCGGCGCCGACCAGGAACAAAAGGCCCACCATCGGGGGCCAGACGGCGAGCAGGGCGCCCGTGAAGCCGCTGAGCGCGGCCACCGAACGCACGGCCTCCTGGGTGAACATGGTGACGTTGTGCGGCGCGTCCTCCGAGGCCTGCTGGGCGAGCCGCAGCCGGTCGTGGAACGCAGGGTCCTCGAACCGCCGCAGTCCACGGAACTCGTCGACCTTGGCGAACAGGGTCCGTTCGACTTCGACGACGAGCCGTCTGCGCACCAACTCGTCGAGATATGCGGCCAGTTGAAGAAGGGCGGCGGAGAGGGCGCCGAGCGCGGCCGTGGCGATGCCGAGGCTGACGGCGTGCCGCGCGTCGGCGTGCGCACCGCGGCCGAGTTCGTCGAAGAGCAGCTTGGCGAGCCAGGCGGCGGCGGCCGGCGTCACGCCGACTCCCACGGTCACCCCGAACAGCAGGGAGGCGCCGACGGGTGTGGCGCGGAACTGGAGGGCGACCGCCGCCCATGCGGCGCGGGCCCGCAGCCGGTTCCCCGGAGGTGAAGCGGCCTCCGGGGAACCGGCAGGTGGGTCGGAGTGCGTCATCAGCAGGTGTTGCTGCGCTTGGTGCACACGCCGTTACAGGCGAATCGGTACTGGTGTCCGCCCTTGCAGTAACAGAGCTGACCCACCTCGGGGACGCATGCCCCCGCGCGTTGCTCGTCGAGTACGAGCCGCAGCAGCCGGTCGCCCATCGTGCCGATCATTCGCCTCATGACTACCTCCTGGTCCTGCGACGTGATGTGACGGGATGGGGCTGGGTCAGCAGGTGCCGGACTTCACACAGGGGCCGTTGCAGCTGAAGACGTACCGGACGTGGTTCGTGCACTTGCAGAAAGTGCCGTGCTCCGGGACACAGGCGCCGGCCCGGTCCTCCTTCAGCAGCATGCCCAGCAACTTGTCGCCCATCGTGCCGATCACACGGGTCATCACGGACCTCCCTCGTAGGGTGAAGGCCGGACCAGGGGTAAGGTCCGGCCGGAGCAGAAGTTATGTTGCGATGCCAATTGAGCGCAAGAGTGCGGAAGTTGACGGATTGCTTCCAGTTTCTCCCGGAGAGATCTGGGCGAAAGTGACCACTGTTGCTCATGTCGACTTGGAGCTACATTGCCTCTGGTCCAGTCGTCCCGGGAGGTGAGAGCTGCTCGTGGCCTATGCCCTGCTTGCCGTCAGACTCCTCGTCGGCATCGTGTTCGCGGCATCCGCGACCGGAAAACTACGAGGCGCCGCGGCCTTCCGCGGCTTCGAGGAATCCGCCCGTTCCATGGGCGTGCCGGCCCGCCTGAGCCGCCTCGTGGCGGTGGCCGTGGTCGTGGGAGAGTGCGCCGCGGTGGTGCTGCTCGCCCTGGGGCCCGGCGGCGCGCCCGGCTTCGTCCTGACCCTGCTGCTGCTCGCCGCGTTCACCACCGGAATCGTCCGTTCGCTCCGCAGCGGAACCAAGGCGTCCTGCGCCTGCTTCGGCGCGTCCACCGCGCCGATCGGCCGCCGCCACGTGGTGCGGAACACCGTGCTGCTCGCCCTGGCCGCGTTCGGCCTGGCCGCCGCCCTCGCGGGGACGCCGGCGCCGACCCAGGCGGCGGGCGTGCTGATCGCGGCGTTCGGCGCGCTGGTGGGCGCCCTGCTCGTGATCTTCACGGACGAGCTGGGCACGCTGTTCGACGACGGCGCCCCACGCACCTCGGGACGCGTCCGCGGATCAGCCCCGTAGACGACCCGGGTAGACGACCGGTAGGCGACAACCCTTCCGATTTCCCGGGTGGTTGATGCTCACGCACCACCGTGGCGGCCACCGCGACGTACCCGTCGCAGCCTCCGCAGCACCACGGCGCGCGGCACACCCGTGCGGCGTCGCGCCGTCGCATCCGCGATCCGAT
This portion of the Streptomyces mirabilis genome encodes:
- a CDS encoding ABC transporter ATP-binding protein → MTHSDPPAGSPEAASPPGNRLRARAAWAAVALQFRATPVGASLLFGVTVGVGVTPAAAAWLAKLLFDELGRGAHADARHAVSLGIATAALGALSAALLQLAAYLDELVRRRLVVEVERTLFAKVDEFRGLRRFEDPAFHDRLRLAQQASEDAPHNVTMFTQEAVRSVAALSGFTGALLAVWPPMVGLLFLVGAAALLARLSLARRQVVVWELTSARLRRHLFYRSLLTDPRAAKEIRLFGLGGFLHGRLIRALNDATEAELAVARRGALVQSAFAALNALVAGLGTVVVVAGAAHGRFTIGDVTLFIAAAAGVQGAFTGIVLQAGSAAEGVRLFGHYLDLLDTPDDLPRGEAPAPALTGRIELCDVWFRYDTSGPWVLRGVNLTVPAGTAMGLVGRNGAGKSTLIKLLCRFYDPERGAILWDGTDIRTMDVAELRRRIGITFQDYMTYDLSAAENIGIGDLPYREDLKRIRDSARLAGIDATLRGLPDGYETQLSRVHLDEEDGTPGVTLSGGQWQRVALARSLMRGDADLLILDEPSSGLDPEAEHEVHRTLGRHRLGRTALLVSHRLGALREADAIAVLVDGRIAELGSHDELMALGGGHYARLFGLQAAGYAERGDRGRPTEAAT
- a CDS encoding MauE/DoxX family redox-associated membrane protein, with the protein product MAYALLAVRLLVGIVFAASATGKLRGAAAFRGFEESARSMGVPARLSRLVAVAVVVGECAAVVLLALGPGGAPGFVLTLLLLAAFTTGIVRSLRSGTKASCACFGASTAPIGRRHVVRNTVLLALAAFGLAAALAGTPAPTQAAGVLIAAFGALVGALLVIFTDELGTLFDDGAPRTSGRVRGSAP